Proteins from a single region of Engystomops pustulosus chromosome 5, aEngPut4.maternal, whole genome shotgun sequence:
- the TMEM74 gene encoding transmembrane protein 74 — MELLRINGQPQRLDECNNVDWGYNVKDPKAYCYENHCVTSALSPDQYESISLATSEEVSYPKLCQEDHGKDRRKVCCVEEVETSFTYIDENVNIEHVTHPPFKNGHRPLHHLSDREIQQDSIQEVSIMSDDEATSEASGKSVDYGFISAVTFLVTGILLVIISYLFPRETKSDPSSITAREMEKIEKKNAIIGAHLDRCVIAGLCLLTLGGVVLSVLLMISMWKGELYRRKALASKDSAKLYGSINFNHSKSGGTENTLVQEDTIDIVT; from the coding sequence ATGGAGCTCCTTCGCATCAACGGTCAACCGCAAAGACTTGATGAGTGCAACAATGTGGACTGGGGTTATAATGTCAAAGATCCTAAAGCTTATTGCTATGAAAACCACTGTGTGACCTCGGCTTTGTCACCAGACCAGTATGAGTCCATATCCTTGGCCACATCCGAAGAAGTGTCATATCCAAAACTCTGCCAAGAAGACCATGGCAAAGATAGAAGAAAGGTGTGTTGTGTCGAAGAAGTGGAAACCTCTTTTACTTACATTGACGAGAATGTGAACATAGAACACGTGACCCATCCACCCTTCAAGAATGGCCACAGGCCTCTTCATCACCTCTCTGATAGAGAGATCCAACAAGATAGCATTCAAGAAGTGTCCATCATGTCTGATGATGAGGCCACCTCAGAAGCTTCTGGGAAGTCTGTAGACTATGGCTTCATCAGTGCAGTGACGTTCCTCGTCACTGGGATCCTTCTCGTAATCATTTCCTACTTGTTCCCAAGAGAAACTAAATCTGACCCAAGCTCCATCACTGCCAGAGAAATGGAAAAAATAGAGAAGAAAAATGcaattattggggcacatttggatAGGTGTGTGATTGCCGGGCTGTGCCTTCTGACTCTGGGTGGGGTCGTGTTGTCAGTGTTATTAATGATATCCATGTGGAAAGGTGAACTCTACCGGAGGAAGGCGCTTGCTTCTAAAGACTCTGCTAAACTGTACGGATCCATTAATTTCAACCATTCTAAGTCTGGTGGAACTGAAAATACCTTGGTACAAGAAGATACCATTGACATTGTTACTTAA